Proteins encoded in a region of the Zea mays cultivar B73 chromosome 2, Zm-B73-REFERENCE-NAM-5.0, whole genome shotgun sequence genome:
- the LOC100279149 gene encoding Alanine aminotransferase 2 → MHRFAADRARRAVAASLRGAASRAAAAPSRHAPAPRHPTSPVGAAAPVAAAAMARAAMSTAVAGVPPPVSLDTISPKVPPVSLDTINPKVLKCQFAVRGEIVTRAQKLQQELQRNPESLPFDEILYCNIGNPHSIGQQPVTYFREVLSLCENPALLDKSETHALYRSDAIERARKILDKIPGRATGAYSHSQGIKGLRDEIAAGIAARDGFHASADNIFLTDGASPAVHMILQLLIRSEKDGILCPIPQYPLYSASIALHGGSLVPYFLDEETGWALEVDELKKQLEEARSKGISVRALVVINPGNPTGQVLTEENQKKIVEFCKNERLVLLADEVYQENIYVEDKQFHSFKKIARSLGYTDDDLPLVSFQSISKGYYGECGKRGGYMEITGFSPQVRDQIYKMASINLCSNITGQILASLVMNPPKAGDESFESFRLERDGILSSLGRRAKALEEAFNSLEGITCNKAEGAMYLFPRLHLPRKAIGAAQAAGTAPDAYYAKRLLEATGIVFVPGSGFGQVPGTWHIRSTILPQEDKIPGIVSRFKEFHDKFMDEFRDY, encoded by the exons ATGCACCGCTTCGCCGCCGACAGGGCGCGCCGCGCGGTGGCCGCGTCCCTGCGCGGCGCAGCTTCCAGAGCAGCAGCAGCGCCGTCGCGTCACGCTCCGGCGCCTCGCCATCCAACCTCCCCAGTCGGGGCGGCGGCGCCGGTTGCTGCCGCCGCCATGGCGAGGGCCGCCATGTCCACGGCGGTCGCGGGCGTGCCACCACCGGTGTCGCTCGACACCATCAGCCCCAAGGTGCCGCCAGTGTCGCTCGACACCATCAACCCCAAG GTCTTGAAGTGTCAATTTGCAGTCCGGGGAGAGATTGTCACACGTGCTCAG AAATTGCAACAAGAACTGCAGAGAAATCCAGAATCGCTTCCTTTTGATGAG ATACTCTACTGTAACATTGGAAATCCCCATTCCATTGGCCAACAGCCAGTTACCTACTTCAGAGAA GTTCTATCTTTATGTGAGAATCCAGCTCTCCTGGACAAAAGTGAAACGCATGCTTTATACAG GTCAGATGCTATAGAGAGAGCACGGAAAATTCTAGACAAGATACCAGGAAGAGCTACAGGAGCATATAGCCACAGTCAG GGTATAAAAGGTTTACGTGATGAAATTGCTGCCGGAATTGCTGCCCGTGATGGGTTTCATGCAAGCGCAGATAACATCTTCCTAACGGATGGAGCAAGCCCAGCG GTACACATGATTCTGCAGTTATTGATAAGGTCCGAGAAGGATGGCATTCTTTGTCCTATTCCACAGTACCCATTGTACTCTGCATCAATTGCTCTTCATGGTGGTTCCCTT GTTCCTTATTTCCTTGATGAAGAGACAGGGTGGGCACTTGAGGTTGATGAGCTCAAGAAACAACTTGAGGAGGCTCGATCTAAGGGCATCAGTGTCAGGGCGCTTGTTGTCATAAATCCAGGAAATCCAACAGGACAG GTCCTTACCGAGGAAAACcagaagaaaattgttgaattcTGCAAGAATGAAAGGCTCGTTCTTCTCGCGGATGAG GTTTACCAAGAAAACATATATGTCGAAGACAAGCAATTCCACTCGTTCAAAAAAATCGCACGGTCGCTGGGATACACTGATGACGACCTTCCTTTGGTATCGTTCCAGTCGATTTCTAAAG GCTACTATGGAGAATGTGGAAAGCGAGGTGGTTACATGGAGATAACTGGGTTCAGTCCTCAAGTACGGGACCAAATCTACAAGATGGCATCGATAAATCTGTGCTCCAATATCACCGGCCAAATTCTTGCTAGCCTTGTCATGAACCCACCAAAG GCTGGGGATGAATCCTTCGAATCCTTCAGGTTAGAGAGGGATGGTATCCTTTCATCGTTGGGTCGCCGTGCAAAG GCTTTGGAAGAAGCATTCAACAGTTTAGAAGGTATTACATGCAATAAAGCCGAAGGCGCGATGTATCTGTTCCCACGCCTTCACTTACCCCGGAAGGCGATTGGAGCTGCCCAAGCAGCCGGCACTGCCCCAGATGCTTACTACGCTAAACGCCTGCTAGAGGCCACTGGGATCGTCTTCGTCCCTGGTTCTGGTTTTGGACAGGTCCCCGGAACATGGCACATCAGATCCACGATACTGCCGCAGGAGGACAAAATACCTGGGATAGTATCTAGGTTCAAGGAGTTTCACGACAAGTTCATGGATGAATTCCGTGATTATTGA
- the LOC103647857 gene encoding F-box only protein 13, with protein sequence MGPTLDGAAGGGKKRKRVPPGLADLHDDMLERVLARLPPASYLRLRGVSRRWRAAAESSTFRAACARVTARDPWFLMLDDPDHQDEQRPRYTAAAVVFDAAERAWARWRGAPGPQRPVAAAGGLLLYRDPGTGDLTVVNPLTGAAHALPPPPPPALTRALQAIAMYGAPYRVVLILGELPDLSTVAYDSSTDAWGEEAALSRKPEEEGGGGGGDGTVYFLSKSGDVVATTTQRSAARQYSSAVACGAGADAVAYFLSRSGTVVACDLARRAFAELPRILPAHHEHSVDVAACGGAAYAVVLSEFLDAASLRVWEFARGAWRQVAAMPPAMAHAFRGAKADVNCVGHGGRVMVCVSSSSSSASGCFMCDVRTNRWEELPRRQGGDGDGSTGFVAALSFEPRMEAAV encoded by the coding sequence ATGGGGCCCACGTTGGACGGAGCTGCTGGCGGAGGCAAGAAGCGCAAGCGCGTCCCGCCGGGCCTCGCCGACCTCCACGACGACATGCTAGAGCGCGTGCTGGCGCGCCTCCCGCCGGCCAGCTACTTGCGCCTCCGGGGCGTCTCCCGCCGGTGGCGCGCCGCGGCGGAGTCCAGCACCTTCCGCGCCGCCTGCGCGCGCGTCACGGCGCGGGACCCATGGTTCCTCATGCTCGACGACCCCGACCACCAGGACGAGCAACGGCCACGCTacaccgccgccgccgtcgtcttCGACGCCGCCGAGCGCGCCTGGGcgcggtggcgcggcgcgccgggGCCCCAGCGGCCGGTGGCCGCCGCGGGAGGGCTCTTGCTGTACCGCGACCCGGGCACGGGTGACCTCACCGTGGTCAACCCGCTCACGGGCGCGGCCCACGcgctcccgccgccgccgccgccggcactGACGCGCGCGCTCCAGGCTATCGCCATGTACGGCGCGCCGTACCGCGTGGTCCTCATCCTGGGCGAGCTCCCGGACCTGTCCACGGTGGCGTACGACTCGTCCACGGACGCGTGGGGCGAGGAGGCGGCGCTGTCCCGGAAGCCGGaggaggagggcggcggcggcggcggcgacggcacggTCTACTTCCTGAGCAAGTCCGGCGACGTGGTGGCCACCACCACGCAGCGGAGCGCGGCGCGGCAGTACTCGTCCGCCGTGGCGTGCGGCGCCGGCGCCGACGCCGTGGCGTACTTCCTGAGCCGGTCGGGCACGGTGGTGGCCTGCGACCTGGCGCGCCGCGCGTTCGCGGAGCTGCCCCGGATCCTGCCCGCGCACCACGAGCACTCCGTCGACGTGGCGGCCTGCGGCGGCGCCGCCTACGCCGTGGTGCTCTCGGAGTTCCTCGACGCGGCGAGCCTCCGCGTGTGGGAGTTCGCGCGCGGCGCGTGGCGGCAGGTGGCCGCGATGCCGCCCGCCATGGCGCACGCCTTCCGCGGCGCCAAGGCGGACGTCAACTGCGTCGGCCACGGCGGCCGCGTCATGGTCTGCGTCAGCTCCAGCTCCAGCTCCGCCAGCGGCTGCTTCATGTGCGACGTCAGGACCAACCGGTGGGAGGAGCTCCCGCGGCGCCAaggcggggacggggacggctccACGGGATTCGTGGCCGCGCTCTCGTTCGAGCCGAGAATGGAGGCCGCCGTCTGA